GTAATGGCCCGTGATCGGTACGTTGCTATCTGCAATCCATTGCAATATGAGACCATCATGCACAGAGCAGCCTGCATCCAGATGGCAGCCAGTGCTTGGATTGCGGGCTCCGTTTATGCCATTTTACACACCAGTTGCACTTTTGCCATGACCTTTTGCTCCAATCAGATCAATCAGTTCTTTTGCGAAGTTCCACAGATACTAAATGTATCATGTTCAGATTTATATCTACTTGAAGTAGGACTTCTTATATTGGGCTGCACCATAGCTGCAggatgttttatcttcatcatcataacctatgtgcagatttttgcaacGCTACTCCGAATGCCTTCTATGTGTGGCCGGAAGAAAGCCCTCTCCACTTGCATTCCCCACCTCATTGTGGTGTCTCTGCTTGTTTTCACTGGAGTGTTTGCTTATGTAAGACCTCCAGGTAGCACATCATCTGATCTCAATATCCTTTTTTCAGTGATTTATGCTATTTTGCCTCCGTTGCTGAATCCCTTCATCTATAGCATGAGAAACAAAGACATCAAGAGTGCATTGTTGAAGCTTACTGATTTTGGACGTTCCCCCCAAACCAATGCTGTCAAAATTCTTTTAGAAAAATTGTGTTGAATCATTTTCTTATTGGTTTTGTGATTTAGGGAATACAAAATATCATGTAAATTAAACTTTTTGGTTTTGATTCTGTGAAGCACAGGGAGAAGGTGGTCTCAGATAACATTTTTGCTTTTCCCTTCTTCCAATGCACAACCGTGTGGGTTGAAAGTGTGATGGTCGGGGTTAAGGTACGAAATTGtatatagaaaaatagaaacaatttattattagagctcaaaatatttaaaaaccgcAAATGACTATTGTGCACACATAAAGCATCTCAATTTGTACACCACTAATGCCAACATGTTCTGACCTAACATATTTCTTCCTCAGAGGTTGATATTCAGATACACACagttgtacattaaaaaaaaaatcaacaggagGTCCGCATGTAAGAGAAATAATGAGAAATTAGTGCTGCTATTATCCTTATAACTTtttatattgctttaggatgctttgggctgatcctgcgttgaacacggggttggactagatggcctgtatggccccttccaactctatgattctatgattctatgattcttattcaATTCTATAAATATCATTTGCTTACTTCTTTAATCTCTCTTTAATCTATTCATATTGGTTGTTATAAACGAGGCAGAATTCTCAGTCTGCTAATATTTTTTATTCCTTATAAATAACTTTGAATTAATATATATTGATATCTTCAAAAATACTGGTCATGTTTTTCCATGACTAGTAGCACTGTTCATAGTCccggcttgtgccaaagccagacactgtgaACTGCTGGGACTGACTCCATCTTGGAAACCCCCCTCTTCAGCTTATCCTACCCTGCCGATCAGGAATTACAGAAACTGCCTGAAACATGTATTGTTATCCCTCCTGGTAAACATACTGACTGCaattctttcccccttttatttCTTATCCACTCGACTGTGTTagacatatatatttttattattttccttccaataaagattgttattattttactagaaTGATCTATTGTCTGTTTATTACCCCGTAAACATTAACAAGCGATCCATTTTGCTACGTTACCACCTCTTGTTAAGcaaattccccactgctgaatatacatgtgtcacaggacatgtgtataagtgcatttctggtaatAGAATGCTTCCTCAAACATAatgttgagacccagcagattcgcacaacagacatcactctcgggctaaaagtaaaagtctttatttggagaatcaggacaaaaaTCAGCACTTCGCAAAAGATCATAGGATTCTTGAAAGAGACACTGAAGAAGGGGGTTGCATAGCATATATAccttggtttggggaggggggcataggggCAGCACTTGGCAGGAACATTGATCCACACAAAGAGCAATGTagtttcctctgatctacaaggtgccaaaacagcccatccggCCATCCAGTATTTAGTCTGAGTTCTTAGCAAGGTCAGCCTTgtgagaagagagaagaaagtgATAGTTGGATGATGCTTTTAAatgcaagaaggggaggggcactctCGAGCAGGAAGGTGCCACAAATCAGCAGGAGATACAGGAGCATAAAGGGAATGAAGAAAACCTCAAGATAGGGTGAAAACTACAGGACAGGAACTATGGGTTCATGACACATAATTAAGAAACCATCATAGGTCCAGGAGTGTGTACCAGCCATGCTAGATCTGTAAGGTAACATCAATGAGGACCTGCAGTGAAAGCAGATTGTCTTCCAGCAGGCAAGACATCCATTTATCAAAATCCAGTTGAGTTCCCAGATAGGTTAACTGGGATGTTGGAAGGCAACAGGTCTCCAAATTCCCCATCCAGGACCAGGAATTATGCCAAGGGCTCTGTGCAAGCCATACTACCCACCAGTACCACAAACAGAAAATAATCCAAATATTGTACAAGATGCAGGATGTTAACCCTGGCTTAACCCTTGCTGCCCTCTTGAGAAAGGTGTTGATGGCCTCAAAGTCCACACCTGCTGTTGCACAACCCATGAACATTGCCTTGTCTGTCTCACAACCCCTGGATCGTAAGCTCCAGCAACCATGACTTTGTCAATGTACCACAACCCATGGATTTTAAGCCCCAACAAGCAAAGATCTTTGGGGTGAACCAGGAGAAGGTGATAGGCAGACTGTATGTCTGATCAAGCCATGAATTCTCTTGGGTCATAGACCCTTACCACAGGCCTAATCTATCAGTGAAAGTAAGCAAGATTTAAACCTTCTATAAaccttctgtgattctgtgaagcatAAGGAGAAGGTGGTGTCATATAACTTTTTTGCTTTTCCCTTCTTCCAATACACAACTGTGTGGGTTGAAAATGTGATGTTCGGGGTTAAGGGACAAAATTGTACATAGAAAAATCGAagcaatttattattagagctcagaATGTTTATTGTGACTATTGTGCACACATAAACATCTCATTTTGTACACCACTAATGCCGACAACTTCTGTCCTAACATATTTCTTCCTTAGAGGTTGATATATGGATATACACagttgtacattttttaaaaattcgagTAAGGATTTGCAGGTAACACAAATACTGGGAAATAAGTGCTGCTGTTATTCaattttataaatattatttGCTTACTTCTTTAATCTGTCATGGCTGGTTCTGTTCCTGCAATATATTCATATTGATTTTTATATGTGAGGCAGAATTCTCAGTCTGCAAATATTTTTTATTCCTAATAGATAACTTAGaattaataaatatgtattgATAACTTCAAAAATACAGCACAGACCTCGTGTTCATAAAGTATCAAGTCTCCCCTGGTTTTTGGAAAATCCTGCTTTGTGTTTCTCTGTGAAATGTTCTCAAGTGAGATGtgattttctattttttctttgtgGATAGAACTCAAACAATGTTTGACGAGTGGTGCTGAAATTCTCTTCTTCCTTATGCCGCTCAGCTGTTCAATTAAACAGAGTTTTACAGGTCTGGAACTGAGTCCCACATACAAAAGAGtacatttaatacatttaatagCGTATATCATATCTTTAGAATTACATTTTACTGACTCTTTGGtataaaaacttttttttcttttgctgaattCTGAAAGGTGTTTCTCTTACAAGAATATTTGCAGGCTGCATATTTTAAACATGGAAAAAATCCCAGGAACTTGCTGATACCATCTACTGTGGTATTGTCTCTGGATGGTTCATTTCTCTTACTCCTAATCAAGATGTCATTGAAGTTCTTTGAGCAGTTTATATGAAAAAAGAGGAGTGAACCTGAACCTGGGAATGGCTGAGAGAATATGCCAGTACTTTTGAATAATATTCTTAACTtgaggcatgaggctgacctggcttgcgtgacggaaagctgggtgcgtGAAGGCGAGACcatcgccttgaaagatctgtcACTGCCTGGGTTTTCCttcctgcatcaaccccggctccatgggaggggaggggggtgccaattctggtcagagagactttctccttcagggctctccctgcgccaacaaTTCCagggattgagtgtgtcggtcttgggtgggaatcggtcgagaatgtggcgatctggttggtgtgtcgatcacccactgcccctccagattccctgccaggcctgctggaggcggtggctgcctggacgttgcagtaccccaaacttttagttttggggaacttcaacgttcatgcggatgcgccgtcttcaggacttggcctgaatctagtgtcagccatggagacactagggttctcgcagattgttgctggtcccacccatcaggctggtcacatcctcgatttgatctttgctgcaggtgtagcggtagatctggtgatgaataacattgttccatggtcagaccaccatgccctgaaggctcaaaTCAAATGTGGTTTCAAATTAAAAATTTTTGATTTGCCCTGAAGGCTTGACTgaagataccaccccctctccgtttgggtgacagacgtattctagtccgcccgtggagactcatggaatctgagagattcctgaatgccctgcgggacccgatgccctccggcacctcgttgacggccttggtggaggactggcagtcccgccttatggccaccattgacgagattgctcctagttGCCCTCAccaccttcgcctcaaacagACTCCATGGTAGTGTGGCAATGAATTGTTTGTTCACATATTTACTGTCATCTATTGCTGCACAACTTTATaataaaactagatttaaagcccattttaccctgagataaaatgggcactagcggGGGGAAAGCCAGGGGCACGGGGTGTCTGGCCAGGGGGTGGCCGTTGTGGGGCGTCTTCAGTGGGTTGGTGAGTGCAGGGCATTGGGGCGACCGCGGGGATGGAGAGTGGGCATCGGAGGCAGCAGGCGGCCTACCTGGAGCCGATTCAGTGGTCTGCTGGTGCTCCAGCGACGATGGGGTGGCGGTGGCGGGTGGCTGAGGAGGCCGCTCACAGGCATGCGTTCCGGCTGCAAAGCGCCATGTTTTTTCAGAAGGTGTGGCGGCGGGTGGCTGCGGAGGCCGGTGGTGGCCGCCCGGCCCTGCTGGGAGGCGCCATGTCGTTGAACGGCGCAGCTTGCAGCGGGACGGCGACGGGCGGCGTCACTGGGCCCTCCTGGTCATCGGGGCTGGTGGCAAGTGGCGCAGGCAACAGTTGGCGAGGCAATGGCGGCGGCGGGCAGCGGGACGCGGGCgaagtgggaggtgggtggctcaGGAGGCAGCGCGCGGCTCCCGCATCTGAGGTGGCATGCAAAGGTGGCCAGCGACGTCGTTTGGCGACCACGGCCATGGTCccggggggtgggaaaggagcagggacgccgcgtctttgacacggcatccctgctcctttccgaaGATGGAGGAGTGGTGAGGCTGGAGGACTTACAG
The Paroedura picta isolate Pp20150507F chromosome 16, Ppicta_v3.0, whole genome shotgun sequence genome window above contains:
- the LOC143825261 gene encoding olfactory receptor 14A16-like translates to MSNLTSTSEFLLLGFSDVRELQLLHSFVFLVMYVTAVTGNLLIIIAVMLDHHLHTPMYFFLMNLALQDLGIVSVMLPKAMANSLLNTRSISYSGCVAQVFFYFFFGGSDFSILIVMARDRYVAICNPLQYETIMHRAACIQMAASAWIAGSVYAILHTSCTFAMTFCSNQINQFFCEVPQILNVSCSDLYLLEVGLLILGCTIAAGCFIFIIITYVQIFATLLRMPSMCGRKKALSTCIPHLIVVSLLVFTGVFAYVRPPGSTSSDLNILFSVIYAILPPLLNPFIYSMRNKDIKSALLKLTDFGRSPQTNAVKILLEKLC